The genomic region TCCTCTTTTGCAGTGTCATAAGATAAGTCCACAAAGAATTTTATTAATACTCCTTGGTATTTAAAGTTCTGTTGCTTGCGTGCTTATTGTAAGATACGTTTTTTCTCCTGAAATTTTGCAAAACAGATGACCACATCTCTGGGTGGACTTGTTTCTGGAGGTTTTGATTTTAAGGAATGGTGTGCTATTTCCATCTGTATAGGTGGGGTATCTGGATGCTCATCTCCAAGGAGAGATCTAAATAAGCCATCTAGATAGTTTCTTAAGTGTTGTTCCAGTACTGTTTCAGGGATTCCTTTTATCCTTATGATGTTGCGTCGCGTCCTGTTTTCGATTTCATCCAATTTGGTTTCCAATTCCATAATTTGCTTCTGTTGGGGGCGCACTTTATTTGACATGGATAGAATTTCTGTTGTCATGTCATATCTGTCTCCCTTTCTACTCTATATCCTAGATCAGTAATTTCTTTCTTTAGATCTGCGCACTCCTCTTTTATACAAGATTTTACTTGATTTATAAGTGTTTCCATAGCTTTATATGTGATAGGGCCCCCTGTGTCTGAACATGTTTCTCTGTCAGAGTTTTGAGACATAGTGCAACGTTCTTCTTGTGTTCTATCTGCGTATGGCTCTGAGAGTTCTTCAGTTGCTTTCTGTTTATCCACAGATTTATAAAAGGTGCTAACGTTGTTTGTAGTAGGTTTAttatttttgtcttgttttgtcaATCTCCTAGAGGCCATCTCATAGGGATTATGTGGAGGCTGTGTTATATTAGTCTGTGTAATAGAATTATGAACCTGCTACTCTTTTCAGCAGAAATGTGCACTTCTTAGATTTTCTCTTGTAATTCTATTTTGCTGCGTCACATATAACTAGTTTTATCACATTTGGGCCTCCTTGTTTATGTTTCGTTAATCTGTTATAAAcgcttttctttatttaaaatgctgcaTGCTTTTGGCACTACTGGCGTTGTATTATACTCTCGTTGTATGATTGTCAGTTTACACACTAACTTTAGTGTGTTACTTCATAGTCGGGTATTGTTCTGCAATAGTGGGTTTTGTATTATGCTGTGCTGTTGTATAACTCTTACCCGACTTTAGTTTTAAGTCCTGAGTTTCGAGCACCACCAGTTTTCAGGTACCAGCCATGTCGAAGGATATCTGTTATTTGTAGGCCGCAATTATCGCGGCAGTCCTCAGTGATTTTATGCTGTCGTGTTATGCCGATGGGTAGAGCCGATGTAGCTGTGCTAAGTATCACCACCTCTGGGTCAAAATGTTTATCTGAACATGTATATTTAGTGCCTTACGCCTCACCACTTCAAGGAGCTTAGTGAGGTGCGGCCATCTTAGACGGTGTTCTGACTCCGCCCCTCaggcatatttttttaaatgattttttatatagaatattgtaacagtttaagtgtgtattatttgattcataatctgattttaactaatctaaataatttaggaataaatattaatttcaattgtttcgtatttacattttaattgggaattattttaaagaataataattaataaattgtattataaccctggtatatactgacaaccTAGAATCAGAGAGCCACGGTTAAAATGAGCCTTTGGCCTGCTGTATGTGGAAGTGAGAATAATGAACTGATTCTATGCAGCTGGTAACAAGCAGTCTAGCTAGCCAAACAGGAGTTACACACTTGAAAATTAGAAGGGGGGAATGCAGGATGCATTAAAGTTATACAGAGTATCTGATAAAAAGATTACATGTAGATAAAATGGAGagagaggaaatgcataccagagatttctagcaggaattaaagggatgtTTTAAAAGCaaccaggagacacaagcagggagacataccagagatttctagcagaaattaaagggacgttttaaaagcagccaggagacacaagcagaGAGACATACCAAAGAtttctagcaggaattaaagggatattttaaaagcagccaggagacacaagcagggagacataccagtagagagatgagatgaagtagGATTAGAAGCAGTGTGGATGTAGACCCAGTGAGTAACTCTGCTACTTCTAACAGAGCCACTTATAATCAGAGAGCCACGGCTCAAATTAACCTTTGGCctgctgtatgtagcagtgagAGTAATGAAcatctaaatatctatatgtgtgtgtatgtatgtatatatatatatatatatatatatatatatatatatatatatatatatatatatatatatatatatatatatatatatacagggctcagaaTTTCCAgtcgcccactagccattggcgagtaaaAATTTAACTGGGGTAAGTAGGTTTGGTTGATGCAGGTTTGATTGATCGGAGGTCTGGGGGCAATACAAAATGAGTAGAAAGTAGAACATATGTAAATAAGTAAGGCTGAATAGACATCAGTACCAAATAAGTAGCATCTCTGAATTAAGGTGGAAGAGTTTTAGATAAAAAGTTGAACCACAAAGATAGCTTAATGGATTTTGAgggattttaaaaaaagtttactttcagataTCCTTATCAGGTTTGCAAAATAGGAAAATGTGATTAAAGCCTTAaatttagacatgtgcgattcgtttcggttcgattcggaaattcggcaaattcggcgatttggatcgaaccgaatttccgaattaaaattctgccgaattttccgaatctaaccgaatcgaaccgaatcgattcgtaaattcggatggccattgggattacactagtattgtacagtatgttaggttaacacctaatatacagtataatactagtctaatcccacctaacacttaccgaaatgccgaatttacgaaccgaattgaaccgaatcgaaccgaatccagccgaatttctttgaatccgaatgaatccgaaacgaatccgaaacgaatcgattcataattttccgaattcgaatcgatccgaaccgaacttcgaaaaattccgaatcgatccgaaccgaaccgaatttttttgccatgcacatgtctacttaaatTTAAGAAATATTGTGGGGAAATAAGAAATGCTCCATACAATtccattaatttttttttgcaaaacaatcCCTGAAAGGGATAATGTACAGAGGCaagcatttgatttttttttttttaatcaaagtaactgcagtaatgtttttttttcaatggACTTGGCTTTTTCATCTACCCCAATTACAACAAACTCctgattacatagcttttctatagttaatactgcagtattgacaagacCAGTATAGGTGGCAGGTTCTGCAGGCAACATCAGCAATTTCAAACGACTGTCCCCTTTATAAAGTTAAAACCACCCATGTCTAGTTATCCAAGTTACTACTCAttcaacattaaattaaaaaaaggcaaatttaaCACTAACCAATTTAATTCATGTCCCTACTGACAGAGTGAACCTGTCCTGGTCTACACAACTTTGCCTCATGTGAGAAGGATATAAATGCTGTTTATACACTGACAATTGACCagctgtttatattttttaataattgtattaaaatgacttaatttgttatggtttaaaataaaaaatataaaaaattactttacaATGAGCTATATTACAATGGCTAACCGTATGCCTGTAGCagtgtagtgggtgtggtgtgggcagttGATAGGTAGGATGAGAAGGATGAGAAGGGGAGAGTACCATTTTGACTTGGCTAGTACCTTAGGATTTTTGAGCCCTGaaatatttgtatctttaattaaatttgtatgtattttatgtataattGTTTTTTCTGATGACTGCAGTATTGAATGAAAACTCCCATAATTGAACGTGGTAAAAGTGAATGTGTTAAAGCTAAGTAAAGTTAAAGGTTGCAAAGCCCTCAAGAATTGTGTGCATTTCCACCAAGGATTTTGTTAAAGCGTCTTTAATTTTAACATCTCTGTGTATTGTGGATTCTATACACTTGAGACTATGTACACATTTGCATTTATATAGAGCATAAGATAATCTTCAGAACGCTATTAACAGTTTTTTCCTCCATCATATAATTTGTATTATGCATCAAAAGTTTTCATCCACGTGAATGCTAGGAAAATAATTTCAAAGTAAGTGAATGTTACTTTCTCTTAATAGCAAAACAATGCCTTAAAGGGTTTATTTCTTTAAATATGTTACATTGAGCAACCACATAACTACATAATTACATTATGCCAGTTATTTAgaaatttaggggccaatttactaaagtgcggacggacatgatatgatgtagcgtatcatgtccgacgcacatcaataaatgcagacagcatttatcattgcacacacagttctggtgaactgcttatgcaattacgccccttgcagattctcggccaatcggctgctagcagggcgtGCCATTCAGCcaaatcgtataggatcaggcggattgaagaccgcagcctcagagacagcggaccggttatagagcagcggtctttagacctgaaggcttgcgcagaaacaggggcatcaagctccattcagagcttgataattcggcaacATAATGTGCATtatctaaagcagtgctttccaaactgtgtgtcgtgacacaatAGTGTGtaggcggcagtgtgtaggtgtgtccctgcttcagcacaattttttttaaatttaaaattcttattaaattattttttggtttccgactttctgcctgcctgctatgcatatcacgtagttgacacatgattgatacctagtgggtcagagATCATCTTACCCTATTGGTGCAgcttagtgggaactgaaactatttccaTTGACAGTAAAGGATTTTTCAAGAAAGATCAGAGAGTGCAAGTCTTTTGTTCAGCTGTATTTaactttactagcaccctggcggttgttgtactgagtgagagtgctctcccttatatatataatgtgattaaATTGTAGATGTGTTAGACTTTGCAGCAAaactatctttttattttttttctacactAGTTGTTAAAAAGTCTATCTAAATCTAATTTAAAATTAGCTTTTCTGTAACATTATACCAATCAGCCATTCAGTTATTACAATTTTAGCATCTGGAAAAAAAAGATGAATTAATTTGATATAATTTATTTCTCATCTTTTTGTTTTCGCAGTGACATTACTAACAAACAACAGGCTACCTAATTGCCATCGTATTCATCCAGCTAGAATGGAATTTGAAGACAATCAGACAATAATCACTGAGTTTTGGCTTCAAGGTTTCTAATGTGGCTTTCAATACAAGATCTTTCTTTTCCTACTGTTCCTGATAACCTATGCTGCAACATTAGCTGGGAATGCTTTGATTATTAAATTGGTAATTGTGAGTCCTGAGCTTTGGTCACCTATGTATTTCTTGCTTAGTCACCTCTCTGTAGATGAAATCTTGTTCACTACCAATATAACACCCAACATGCTAAACTCACTGCTGAGAGAAGATGGTTCTATATCTATTGAGGGATGTTTTGTCCAGATATTTCTTCTTGGCTGTTTTACTGTAACAGAATGTTTCCTTCTTGCAATAAAGTCCTATGATCGTTACCTTGCAATCTGCATCCCATTAAATTACCACTCTCTCATGAGCTTGAGACGCTGCAATCAACTCTCCTTTGGAGCATGGATGGGAGGTCTTACTTTATCAGCAGTTTCCTGTTTCTTAATTGATCTTTTACAATTTTGTGGGTCAAATGTCATTGACCATTACTTCTGTGATTTTCCACTGCTTTTGCAAAAATCTTGCACAGATTCTTACATAATAGAAACAGAAATAAGAACATTTTCTATACTTGTTACTCTACCCatatttttatttatctgtttaacttatatgtatattatattcaCTATACTTAAAATCCCTTCTACTAAAGGGAAAAAGAAAGGGTTTTCCACCTGCAGCTCACATTTAATGGTTGTATCCATGTATTATGCAACCCTTGTTGCTATATATGTGGTGCCGACAAAGGGACATCAATACAACCTTAATAAAATACTTTCATTGCTCTACACTGTAGCAACTCCTTTGCTCAACCCATTGATATACAGTCTAAGGAATAAAGCAATAAAATGTGCTCTTGACAATGCTATTAAGAAAAAATTAGTGGTGCGCTAATTTGTTTTCCACTTGAGCACCAAGTGCGCTCATAGTAGAAAATTAGCATGGCTgggttagtgtgtgtattacaagttgaaagaggttaataatcagtagtaaggtcaaaatgtcctaaaaaggaacagacaatagacacacacacacaaactcaaacacaaattagcacatacacccaaggaaacacagacagagacagcctcagaaaacacacaaagacatacacacacagagagacaacagcatacaacacacaaagacatacatacacacacaccctcactgagagatccacagaaaacacacaaagacatacacacactctcacagagacacccacagaaaatgcacagacatacacacaccctcacagagacacccacagaaaacacagacataagcacacaccctcacagagacatccacagaaaacacagacatacatatatacacccacccaccctcacagagacatccacagaaaatacacaaagacatacatacacacaccctcacagagacgcccatagaaaaagcacaaagacatacgcacacaccctcacagacatccacagaaaatgcacaaagacatacacacccaccctcacagagagacccacagaaaaaaaaaccatacacactcatagaaacacaaaccaaagcacaatgacataaacacagacacccacagaaacactcacaggaggtaaaatgtctgcacattgcatcccctaaatcaacagtgtgtgacatgcatcattaaaaaatgcagaaattatgagatcactttttaaaaaatcatatttttaattgtgcaaacaaaaattaaaaattgtacattaatgatcttggtagatggctagatgaagaaaagtacttttgaaaggttgacatatgtttgttttttttcaacatgttccccaaccaagagcaccacttcaaatatggtgtacaaatgttcctatctgtcagctgtacttatggattttgaaaatgttgttCTCTATAtgttcttggtggaaccataagctgtggttctCAGTCTCatatcattagatctggttaaatgcaggatttaggtttgtttgtatgtatttcaaaatcaagtcagctgtagtgtaaactgaacagtgttaagtcaacctgtctcatttcaaacactgagcaatcttaatctgagagtataacattttatgcagatgtaaaaatcttagataaaatgcctccttgcatatggaaagtccttgcataaaggggcagtaaactggaatataataaaaaaacataatttatgcttacctgataaattcctttcttctgttgtgtgatcagtccacgggtcatcattacttctgggatataactcctccccaacaggaaatgcaagaggattcacccagcagagccgcacacagctcctcccctctacgccactcccagtcattcgaccaagaatcaacgagaaaggagaaaccaagggtgaagtggtgactggagtataatttaaaaaaaaaaatatttacctgccttaaaaaacagggcgggccgtggactgatcacacaacagaagaaaggaatttatca from Bombina bombina isolate aBomBom1 chromosome 2, aBomBom1.pri, whole genome shotgun sequence harbors:
- the LOC128647286 gene encoding olfactory receptor 493-like; the encoded protein is MPMAGNALIIKLVIVSPELWSPMYFLLSHLSVDEILFTTNITPNMLNSLLREDGSISIEGCFVQIFLLGCFTVTECFLLAIKSYDRYLAICIPLNYHSLMSLRRCNQLSFGAWMGGLTLSAVSCFLIDLLQFCGSNVIDHYFCDFPLLLQKSCTDSYIIETEIRTFSILVTLPIFLFICLTYMYIIFTILKIPSTKGKKKGFSTCSSHLMVVSMYYATLVAIYVVPTKGHQYNLNKILSLLYTVATPLLNPLIYSLRNKAIKCALDNAIKKKLVVR